The following coding sequences are from one Leptospira mayottensis 200901116 window:
- a CDS encoding CHC2 zinc finger domain-containing protein, with protein MPFIPKEEITRLKTETDLLALVRSYGIELKNHGTNWVAKCPFHDDRTPSFIVTPVKNLWHCMGACKTGGSAIDFVMKREGLGFNEAVEVLLKFKPRPVSLGGKPQTPVALEKALGRKIPTTEKLNSEERELIFQALAYYESTLRQNRNALSYLQTRKVGSEESISKFKIGYSDGSLGKILPSRGSNVGRRAREVFKEFGIFGESGNEYFKARIVFPIFTQGRELCGMYGRRVVASREVAIPNHLYLPGRHLGIWNEEDAFEKKELVLCESILDALTFWENGIRNVTCSYGIEGFTEVIQERILEKQIQKIYIAYDADAAGDKGAASVYQRLKDKGILIHRVLLPLGMDVNEVAVRSEEVQDTLLGLLEESVPLTEEEQSPRIQEFFPIETTLSTARPQEPLLTSEGLAALTASQTQTQPEVKVTKEEVQVDFPERTYLAKGLFRNNASLETLKVTLKVSQGERYHVDNVDLLSYKARTSYLGTATHELKEKEETIKKELGKLINVLEDVLNQKEKERNVKTEVELTPEERAEAVLYLEDKSLLYNILMDFERCGLVGERVNSLVGYLASITRRTENPLAVIIQSSSSAGKSTLMDAVLDFVPEEEKEKYSAMTGQSLFYMSTTNLKNKVLAISEEEGAERAKYALKILQSEKKISIASAMKDPTTGRTVTEEYSVEGPVVIFLTTTNLEIDEELENRCLILTVNEGREQTRTILEIQRELETLEGIVKKRDKEKILKLHKNIQRVLRPLVVVNPYAKELKFPDTKLRMRRDQKKYLTLIKSIALLHQYQREKKLGKDENGESFEYIEVAREDLELGSILASKILGRTLEELTPQTKEVLFSLHTMVEQESETQEISKSEVRFTRRDARERLGMSDTRLRVHLRRLEELEYLIVRNGRVGQITEYELLYDGEGKEGEEFALGLSFAQERETGEKRGTDSEDSGLLVEGNTVLSWREVLGLARKEERLESV; from the coding sequence ATGCCCTTTATTCCAAAAGAAGAGATTACCCGCCTGAAAACGGAAACGGACCTCCTGGCACTTGTCCGCAGCTATGGGATCGAGCTGAAGAACCACGGAACGAACTGGGTAGCAAAGTGCCCGTTCCACGACGACCGCACGCCGTCTTTCATCGTAACGCCAGTAAAGAATCTGTGGCACTGCATGGGAGCTTGCAAGACGGGCGGAAGCGCGATCGACTTTGTGATGAAACGGGAAGGCTTGGGGTTTAACGAAGCGGTAGAAGTGCTACTCAAGTTCAAACCGCGGCCGGTGTCTCTGGGAGGTAAACCTCAAACACCGGTGGCATTGGAGAAGGCGTTAGGACGAAAGATCCCGACGACGGAGAAACTAAATAGTGAAGAAAGAGAACTGATCTTTCAGGCTTTGGCATATTACGAAAGCACATTGAGACAAAATAGGAACGCGCTCTCGTATTTACAAACGAGAAAGGTGGGAAGTGAGGAATCGATATCCAAATTTAAGATCGGTTACAGCGATGGAAGTTTAGGAAAGATTTTGCCATCGAGAGGAAGCAACGTAGGGAGAAGAGCGAGAGAGGTATTTAAGGAGTTCGGGATTTTTGGAGAGAGTGGAAATGAGTATTTCAAGGCAAGAATCGTATTTCCGATCTTCACGCAAGGCCGCGAACTTTGCGGGATGTATGGAAGAAGAGTCGTAGCAAGTAGAGAGGTAGCGATTCCCAATCATCTTTACTTACCGGGCAGACATTTAGGGATCTGGAATGAAGAAGACGCGTTTGAAAAGAAAGAGTTAGTGCTTTGCGAATCGATTCTCGACGCGCTTACCTTCTGGGAGAACGGAATCCGAAACGTGACATGCAGTTATGGAATCGAAGGCTTCACGGAAGTAATCCAGGAAAGAATCCTCGAAAAACAAATTCAAAAGATATACATCGCGTATGACGCGGACGCGGCAGGAGACAAGGGAGCTGCTTCTGTATATCAGAGACTGAAAGACAAAGGAATTTTAATCCATCGAGTGTTGTTACCGCTTGGAATGGATGTGAACGAAGTGGCGGTTCGAAGCGAAGAAGTTCAAGACACACTCTTGGGACTTTTAGAGGAGAGCGTTCCTTTAACAGAGGAAGAGCAAAGCCCACGAATCCAAGAATTCTTTCCCATTGAAACAACTCTTTCCACCGCGCGGCCACAAGAACCGCTCTTGACCTCGGAAGGACTGGCCGCCCTGACCGCTTCCCAAACACAAACTCAACCGGAAGTAAAGGTCACCAAAGAAGAAGTCCAAGTAGATTTCCCAGAAAGAACGTATTTAGCGAAAGGACTCTTTCGCAACAACGCAAGCCTTGAGACGTTGAAAGTGACTTTGAAGGTAAGCCAAGGAGAGAGGTATCACGTAGACAACGTGGACTTACTCAGCTACAAAGCGAGGACTTCGTATTTAGGGACGGCCACCCACGAGTTAAAAGAAAAAGAGGAAACGATCAAGAAGGAACTGGGGAAACTCATCAACGTATTAGAAGATGTATTGAACCAGAAAGAAAAAGAAAGAAACGTAAAGACGGAAGTTGAGCTCACCCCCGAGGAAAGGGCGGAAGCGGTATTGTATTTAGAAGACAAATCCCTACTTTACAATATCTTAATGGACTTTGAGAGATGCGGGCTTGTGGGAGAGAGAGTGAATTCACTTGTGGGGTATCTTGCGAGTATCACAAGAAGAACGGAGAATCCTTTGGCAGTTATCATACAATCTTCTTCGTCGGCAGGTAAATCGACTTTGATGGATGCGGTCCTCGACTTTGTGCCGGAAGAAGAGAAAGAGAAGTATTCAGCGATGACCGGCCAATCTCTTTTCTATATGTCCACAACCAATCTCAAAAACAAAGTTCTTGCGATCTCGGAAGAAGAAGGAGCTGAGAGAGCGAAGTATGCGTTAAAGATTTTGCAGAGTGAAAAGAAAATCAGCATCGCAAGCGCAATGAAAGACCCGACCACCGGAAGAACTGTGACGGAAGAATACAGCGTGGAAGGACCGGTCGTGATATTCCTCACAACCACCAACTTGGAGATCGATGAGGAGCTTGAGAACCGATGTCTCATTCTCACGGTGAACGAAGGAAGAGAACAAACAAGAACGATCCTGGAGATTCAAAGAGAACTGGAGACCTTGGAAGGAATCGTAAAGAAGAGAGACAAAGAGAAGATTTTGAAACTCCACAAGAATATACAAAGGGTTCTTCGTCCTTTAGTGGTTGTGAACCCGTATGCAAAAGAGTTAAAGTTCCCGGATACAAAACTCAGGATGCGCCGGGACCAAAAGAAATATTTAACCTTAATCAAATCGATCGCACTCTTGCACCAATACCAAAGAGAAAAGAAATTAGGAAAGGACGAGAACGGAGAGAGTTTTGAATACATCGAGGTGGCAAGAGAAGACTTGGAGCTTGGAAGTATTCTCGCATCCAAGATTTTGGGAAGAACCCTCGAAGAACTCACACCCCAGACTAAGGAAGTCTTGTTTTCCCTTCATACGATGGTCGAGCAAGAGAGCGAAACTCAAGAGATTTCCAAGAGCGAGGTTCGTTTTACAAGACGGGATGCGCGGGAACGACTCGGAATGAGCGACACAAGACTTCGGGTCCACTTGAGGCGATTAGAAGAGCTTGAGTATTTAATCGTACGCAATGGCCGAGTGGGACAAATCACAGAATACGAACTCCTTTACGACGGAGAGGGAAAAGAAGGAGAGGAATTTGCCCTTGGACTTTCTTTTGCCCAAGAAAGAGAAACGGGAGAAAAACGGGGAACAGATTCCGAAGACTCAGGCTTGTTAGTGGAAGGAAACACAGTATTGTCTTGGAGAGAGGTATTAGGACTTGCCAGAAAGGAAGAGAGGTTGGAGAGTGTATGA
- a CDS encoding tyrosine-type recombinase/integrase, whose product MSWQEKLETLRISPVGSFENYCYSYLERNRTGKGHSLSTLKNTHACLIDFFEWCALREIRYPNEVTLSLLERYRNQVVGLKNKYNGKELSNNNKHKRLASVREYFGWLARKRVLLVDPSLDWEIPRYVKRNIPHNVLSVEEAERILSVPDVKNVLGLRDRAMLEVVYSTGIRRMELGNLYVSDIDFFGRTVLVREGKGKKTRLIPISERALSWVRRYLERSRVALLRNTDEPHLFLGKSGKKLEHASITSLFAVFREAADVRKRQAVHIFRHTTATGMLDNGADIRHVQEMLGHETLSTTQIYTHVAIRKLKEVYDKTHPSIHTPDSTSLVGRISKKEETVSKDKDSNQEEPNTS is encoded by the coding sequence ATGAGCTGGCAAGAGAAGTTAGAGACGTTACGAATTTCACCGGTGGGGAGTTTTGAGAACTACTGTTACAGCTATTTAGAGAGGAACCGGACGGGAAAAGGACACAGCCTGAGTACATTAAAAAATACGCATGCTTGCCTCATTGATTTTTTTGAATGGTGTGCTTTGCGAGAGATTCGGTATCCGAACGAAGTAACTTTGTCTTTACTGGAAAGATACAGAAATCAGGTAGTCGGATTGAAAAACAAATACAACGGAAAAGAGCTTTCGAACAACAACAAACACAAACGACTTGCAAGCGTGCGGGAATATTTCGGATGGCTTGCAAGAAAGCGCGTGTTGCTTGTGGACCCTTCTTTGGATTGGGAGATCCCGAGGTATGTGAAACGGAACATACCGCACAACGTACTCAGTGTGGAAGAAGCGGAGAGGATCTTGTCTGTACCGGATGTGAAAAACGTATTAGGACTCAGGGACCGGGCGATGCTTGAGGTAGTGTATTCGACGGGGATACGCAGAATGGAGCTTGGAAATTTATATGTGAGTGATATTGATTTTTTTGGAAGGACGGTTCTTGTTCGAGAAGGCAAGGGAAAGAAAACGAGACTGATCCCGATCAGTGAAAGGGCATTGTCGTGGGTAAGGAGATATTTAGAGCGGTCGAGGGTCGCGTTATTGCGGAATACGGACGAGCCCCATTTGTTTTTAGGTAAGAGCGGCAAGAAGCTGGAGCATGCGAGTATTACGAGCCTCTTTGCGGTGTTTAGAGAGGCGGCGGATGTAAGGAAGCGGCAAGCGGTGCATATCTTTCGTCACACGACTGCGACGGGGATGCTGGACAACGGAGCGGATATTAGGCATGTTCAGGAGATGCTTGGACACGAGACTCTAAGCACGACCCAAATATATACCCACGTAGCGATTCGAAAACTCAAGGAAGTGTATGACAAGACTCACCCGTCGATCCATACACCGGATTCGACTTCTCTTGTGGGAAGGATTTCGAAAAAAGAAGAGACTGTCTCGAAAGACAAAGATTCAAACCAAGAAGAACCGAACACGAGCTGA
- a CDS encoding ParA family protein produces the protein MYIVAIASSKGGVGKTTHSTNLAIQLARRGKRVLAADLDLNNNLTDFFLRYLKRGVLEERNILSVLLGEREVGECIHKSRFAGLDVLPSTLSFGAGVKNLEVEYLLSVLGGEFQKLSYDYLILDTPGHLSVELEFAVLVADLVLSPVCPKRWSFQGMKDLEEVAQGIAEKLVVVPSLVGRGKQESERILNLKKKIRVSRVSIGKLSGIEKASEEGRELKPGSKGDLWFEALAEEVMELEGESESFKTNRRVNV, from the coding sequence ATGTATATTGTAGCGATCGCATCATCCAAGGGAGGGGTTGGAAAGACAACGCACTCCACGAATTTAGCGATTCAACTTGCAAGAAGAGGAAAGAGAGTTCTTGCGGCTGACTTGGATCTGAACAACAACCTAACCGATTTCTTCCTGAGATACTTAAAACGCGGAGTGTTGGAAGAGAGAAACATACTGAGCGTTCTTTTGGGAGAAAGAGAGGTTGGAGAGTGTATTCACAAAAGTAGATTTGCGGGCTTGGATGTGTTGCCTTCCACGCTTTCGTTTGGAGCGGGAGTCAAGAATTTGGAAGTGGAATATCTTCTTTCGGTTCTTGGGGGTGAATTTCAAAAATTAAGCTACGACTATCTCATACTCGATACGCCGGGACATTTGTCTGTGGAGCTTGAGTTTGCAGTTCTGGTTGCGGACTTGGTTCTTTCTCCTGTTTGTCCGAAGAGGTGGTCGTTTCAAGGGATGAAAGACTTAGAGGAAGTAGCCCAAGGGATTGCCGAGAAGTTAGTCGTCGTTCCTTCTCTTGTGGGACGAGGCAAACAAGAGAGCGAGAGAATCCTAAATTTGAAAAAGAAGATTCGAGTCTCTCGTGTGAGTATCGGAAAGCTCAGTGGAATCGAGAAAGCATCGGAGGAAGGAAGAGAATTAAAACCTGGAAGCAAGGGCGATCTTTGGTTTGAGGCATTGGCGGAAGAAGTAATGGAACTTGAAGGAGAATCAGAATCGTTCAAGACAAATCGGAGGGTGAATGTATGA
- a CDS encoding M23 family metallopeptidase — MKRELEEGVSLASGNGAMDESGITPEKVAAKIISQKMDELKHLESQRAGLKQQSDRSAELRAPADKGNQEKTNSNTTSKGGGLTEYSNGARTPIPFKEGRDGVFSEPRTNQLHGAVDLMTPIGTPIVAVADGKVSLLHDKPDNFLRNSDPNKVNKNDKGGQQFQSSTRMRMEKRYIHIMLITQKFLLNPVKS; from the coding sequence TTGAAGAGAGAGCTTGAAGAAGGAGTCTCACTTGCAAGTGGTAACGGTGCAATGGATGAATCCGGTATCACTCCAGAGAAAGTAGCGGCGAAAATCATTTCCCAAAAAATGGATGAATTGAAACATTTAGAAAGCCAAAGGGCTGGGTTGAAGCAACAGTCTGACAGATCAGCCGAGCTAAGGGCTCCGGCCGACAAGGGAAATCAGGAAAAGACAAATTCAAATACGACGAGTAAAGGCGGTGGTTTAACTGAATATTCGAATGGAGCCAGAACACCAATCCCATTTAAAGAAGGAAGAGATGGCGTCTTCTCTGAACCTCGAACAAATCAATTACACGGTGCGGTTGATTTGATGACTCCGATTGGAACTCCTATTGTAGCTGTAGCGGATGGTAAAGTTTCTTTACTTCATGATAAACCGGATAATTTTCTAAGAAATAGCGATCCTAATAAAGTGAATAAAAACGATAAAGGGGGGCAACAATTTCAATCGAGCACACGAATGCGAATGGAGAAAAGGTATATACATATTATGCTCATAACTCAGAAATTCTTGTTAAACCCGGTCAAATCGTAA
- a CDS encoding M23 family metallopeptidase, giving the protein MEHTNANGEKVYTYYAHNSEILVKPGQIVKKGDLISLSGQSGNTPGGPHMHFTIYKPTNGKLKETDPMLFDWNKFEGKN; this is encoded by the coding sequence ATCGAGCACACGAATGCGAATGGAGAAAAGGTATATACATATTATGCTCATAACTCAGAAATTCTTGTTAAACCCGGTCAAATCGTAAAAAAAGGAGATTTAATTTCACTATCCGGCCAATCTGGAAACACTCCAGGAGGGCCACATATGCATTTTACGATTTACAAACCTACGAATGGTAAGTTAAAAGAAACTGATCCAATGCTTTTTGATTGGAATAAATTTGAGGGTAAAAATTAG
- a CDS encoding helix-turn-helix domain-containing protein, with protein MPSFGDKVKKLRKEKDWSQDEFAAKIGVHGRHIGKYENGSTMPNSETVIKMAKVFEVSTDYLLLEEGNANPASKIRDQALLKEFEIVDQMSEKDREVIKSLIDAFIKKGRMEQVLGK; from the coding sequence ATGCCGTCTTTTGGTGATAAAGTTAAGAAATTAAGAAAGGAAAAGGATTGGTCGCAAGATGAATTCGCCGCTAAGATCGGAGTCCATGGTCGACACATTGGAAAATATGAAAACGGCTCAACCATGCCAAACTCTGAGACGGTCATTAAGATGGCGAAAGTATTTGAAGTCTCAACAGACTATTTACTTTTAGAAGAAGGAAATGCAAACCCTGCCTCCAAAATTAGAGACCAGGCTTTACTCAAAGAATTTGAAATTGTAGATCAGATGAGCGAAAAAGATCGAGAAGTCATTAAATCACTCATAGACGCTTTCATCAAAAAAGGACGAATGGAACAGGTTTTAGGAAAATAA